The proteins below come from a single Capricornis sumatraensis isolate serow.1 chromosome 14, serow.2, whole genome shotgun sequence genomic window:
- the FBXO2 gene encoding F-box only protein 2 produces the protein MDGDGDPESVGQPEEASPEEQQEEACAEETSGGEERPEDEGEEEAAYLDELPEPLLLRVLAELPAAQLVQACRLVCLRWKELVDGAPLWLLKCQQEGLVPQEGPEDEHDHWQQFYFLSKRRRNLLRNPCGEEDLEGWCDVEHGGDGWRVEELPGDCGVEFIHDESVKKYFASSFEWCRKAQIIDLQAEGYWEELLDTTQPAIVVKDWYSGRRDAGCLYELTVKLLSEHEDVLAEFNSGQVAVPADSDDGGWIEISHTFTDYGPGVRFVRFEHGGQDCVYWKGWFGARVTNSSVWVEP, from the exons AGAGCGTGGGCCAGCCGGAGGAGGCCAGCCCGgaggagcagcaggaggaggcGTGCGCGGAGGAGACAAGCGGCGGGGAGGAGCGGCCCGAGGacgagggggaggaggaggcagcataCCTGGACGAGCTGCCCGAGCCGCTGCTGCTGCGTGTGCTGGCCGAGCTGCCGGCCGCCCAGCTGGTGCAGGCCTGCCGCCTGGTGTGCCTGCGCTGGAAGGAGCTGGTGGACGGCGCCCCCCTGTGGCTGCTCAAGTGCCAGCAGGAGGGGCTGGTGCCCCAGGAGGGCCCCGAGGACGAGCACGACCACTGGCAACAGTTCTACTTCCTGAGCAAGAGGCGGCGCAACCTGCTGCGCAACCCGTGTGGGGAAG AGGACCTGGAGGGCTGGTGCGACGTGGAGCACGGTGGGGACGGCTGGAGGGTGGAGGAGCTGCCCGGAGACTGTGGGGTGGAATTCATCCATGATGAGAGCGTCAAGAAGTACTTCGCCTCCTCCTTCGA GTGGTGTCGCAAAGCGCAGATCATTGATCTGCAGGCTGAGGGCTACTGGGAGGAGCTACTGGACACCACTCAGCCGGCCATCGTGGTGAAGGACTG GTACTCGGGCCGCAGAGACGCCGGCTGCCTGTACGAGCTCACGGTAAAGCTGCTGTCGGAGCACGAGGACGTGCTGGCCGAGTTCAACAGCGGGCAGGTGGCAGTGCCGGCGGACAGCGACGACGGTGGCTGGATTGAG ATCTCCCACACCTTCACCGACTATGGCCCCGGCGTCCGCTTCGTCCGCTTCGAGCACGGGGGACAGGACTGCGTCTACTGGAAGGGCTGGTTCGGGGCCCGGGTGACCAACAGCAGCGTGTGGGTGGAGCCCTGA